DNA sequence from the Nocardia fluminea genome:
GAGAACGTCTCCGTCAGCAAGAAGGCCAACGTCTACTTCGACGGCAAGTGCGTCAGCTACAGCCTCGAGTTGCCCGATGGCGCCTCGGTGTCGGTCGGCGTGATCCAGCCGTCGTCGCTCACCTTCACCACCGGCGCGCCGGAGATCATGGAACTGGTCGCGGGTGAGGCCAATGTGACCCTGGCCGGTACGACCGAGGCCGTCACCTACCGTGCGGGCGAGTCGTTCAAGGTCCCTGGCGACAGCTCGTTCGACATCGAGGTCGTCGACACCATGCACTACGTCTGCTACTACGGCTGACGAAACCGGAGCCCGGGGCGACCAGGTCGGTCGCCCCGGATCGCCGGGTTTACTTCACCAGGAACTCGTCCTTGTACAGCCGGTTGGGCCGCGGGGCGGTGGCCTCGCTCAATTCCACCTGAAAGTCGCTCTCGCGCTTGTTCCTCGGCCGGTAGCTGCCACCGAAGGTGATCATCACCGACCCACCGACGCCGGTCGTGCCACGAGCCGATGTCGTTTCCCTGCCCGCGTTGAACACCGTCGCCACATCGCGCCCGTCGTTGCCGACCGCGATCTGGCCGTCATGGAAGAACTGCACGAAGGTCCCGTTGTCCGCGCCGACGGTGGCAGCCACCGTGTGACCCTTCTCCGGGTCGAGCTCGAACTCCGCGTCGCACTGCTGACGGCGATCCACGGGACCGGGCTCACCGAGGGTGCGCCCGATGCCGAGCAGCACAGTCTCGCCGAGGGCGTTGTGCCGCTCGCGACTTTCTTCGGTCCACAAATGGGTGGTCGACCAAACCTTCACGCGCCCGTCATCGAAAAGCGACACCCGGTCGTCGGTGCCGTTGCTGATCAGATATTTCGCACTGTTGGGGGCCATACCATCCATCTTCCTCGCTTTCGCGCGCCGAAATCACCCGTTCGGGTGACTCGATCGCCCATAACGCTCTGCGCGGCAGGTCAGAAGCTTTTGTGCGGGACACCGACCGTGAGACCACCGTCCACCACGAACTCCGCGCCGGTCGAATACGAGGACTCGTCGGATGCCAGATACGCCACCAGCGCCGACACCTCATCCGGCTCGGCCGCCCGCGCGAGCGGAATCTGCAGGAAGTCCGCCGGAATTCCCTCGGTCATCGGCGTAGAGATCAGCCCCGGATGCACCGAGTTCACCCGAATCCCCTGCGGCGCGAGCTCCAGCGCCGCCGACTTGGTGAGTCCACGCACCGCGAACTTCGTCGCCGTGTACCCGTGCAGGCCAGGACTACCCCGCATCCCCTCGACCGAGGAGATGTTGACGATCGACCCACCGCCGGCTTCCTTCATCGCCGGAACGGCCGCCTGCATCCCGAGAAACGTCCCGGTCAGATTGATGTCGATGATCCGCTGCCACTCGTCCAACGCGAAGTCCACCAGCAGATTCCCGTTGACGATCCCCGCATTGTTCACCAGCACGTGCAGCCCACCGAACTCCTCGACCGCGGCCGCCACGATCCCCGCCCACTGCTCCGGCTCGCGAACATCGAGATGCCGATAGGCCACCGTGTCCCCGAGTTCCTTTGCCACGGTGGCGCCTTCGTCATCGAGCACATCCCCG
Encoded proteins:
- the ppnP gene encoding pyrimidine/purine nucleoside phosphorylase, with translation MSKFENVSVSKKANVYFDGKCVSYSLELPDGASVSVGVIQPSSLTFTTGAPEIMELVAGEANVTLAGTTEAVTYRAGESFKVPGDSSFDIEVVDTMHYVCYYG
- a CDS encoding glucose 1-dehydrogenase; the encoded protein is MGRLAGKVAVISGGARGMGAAHARRFVAEGASVVIGDVLDDEGATVAKELGDTVAYRHLDVREPEQWAGIVAAAVEEFGGLHVLVNNAGIVNGNLLVDFALDEWQRIIDINLTGTFLGMQAAVPAMKEAGGGSIVNISSVEGMRGSPGLHGYTATKFAVRGLTKSAALELAPQGIRVNSVHPGLISTPMTEGIPADFLQIPLARAAEPDEVSALVAYLASDESSYSTGAEFVVDGGLTVGVPHKSF